A window of the Candidatus Saccharibacteria bacterium oral taxon 488 genome harbors these coding sequences:
- the rsmH gene encoding 16S rRNA (cytosine(1402)-N(4))-methyltransferase RsmH encodes MSIKEHPPQSEALQVGEPIHVPVLLEVTLDRLRPAKGERYLDLTAGYGGHAREFLQRTDNYLGAVLVDRDDNAISTLGDLAEKGATLIHKDFVSAAQDLVKQGRTFDVILADLGVSSPQLDRAERGFSFRFDGPLDMRMDNRTEITAADIVNSYSVDELTRLMTRYGEESPGRARRIALAIVGVRPIRGTTELADLIKHTVGRGGMKHHPATRTFQALRIEVNHELRLIEELLPLLPRLLNRGGRVGIISFHSLEDRLVKRYFWEQAAAGYEAELIIPEKKPVSGIEDVHNPRSRSAQFRYAVKT; translated from the coding sequence ATGAGTATTAAAGAACATCCACCACAGTCGGAAGCGCTTCAGGTAGGCGAACCGATTCATGTTCCCGTACTCCTTGAGGTGACCTTGGATAGGTTGCGGCCAGCTAAAGGCGAGAGGTATCTCGACCTGACGGCTGGCTACGGCGGCCATGCCAGGGAATTCTTACAGAGGACGGATAATTACTTGGGCGCAGTGCTGGTTGACCGCGATGATAACGCGATTAGCACGCTGGGCGATTTGGCTGAAAAAGGCGCGACGCTAATTCACAAGGATTTTGTGAGCGCAGCGCAGGATTTGGTCAAGCAGGGACGTACATTTGACGTGATTTTGGCTGATTTGGGGGTGTCGTCACCGCAGCTTGACAGAGCAGAGAGAGGTTTTTCGTTTCGGTTTGACGGGCCGCTGGATATGCGGATGGACAATCGGACGGAAATCACAGCAGCGGATATCGTCAATTCGTATTCGGTTGATGAGCTGACGCGGCTGATGACTCGTTACGGCGAGGAAAGTCCCGGGCGGGCTAGGCGAATTGCGTTGGCGATTGTTGGTGTCAGGCCGATTCGGGGGACGACCGAGCTGGCTGATCTGATCAAGCACACTGTCGGTCGCGGCGGGATGAAACATCATCCGGCGACTCGCACCTTTCAGGCACTACGCATTGAGGTCAATCACGAGCTTCGGCTGATTGAAGAATTATTGCCGCTGTTGCCACGCCTTCTTAATCGGGGCGGGCGAGTTGGGATAATTAGTTTTCATAGTCTGGAGGATCGATTGGTCAAGCGATATTTCTGGGAGCAAGCAGCTGCTGGCTACGAGGCCGAGCTGATCATCCCAGAGAAAAAACCGGTGTCTGGAATAGAAGATGTTCACAATCCGCGCAGTCGAAGCGCTCAGTTTCGCTACGCCGTGAAAACATAA
- a CDS encoding penicillin-binding protein 2 yields MKRHLTQSRTGVLAIILLGMMAIFVMRLFYLQIIKHSEYVSLAQASQQRHFVIPAERGKLYMMDGGAPVPVVLNQTVYTVIADPQTVKQEQRQQIIAALQEIAGGEVVSDAAKRLERTTSRYEVLARNITRTQAEKLKAKDFVGILYQKGSIRNYPEGQLAAQVLGFVNAEGKGQYGVEGALNDRLKGRDGLLKTVADVRNVPLTLSKDNVRVEAKSGENVALSIDRNVQSHAEEALKRGIDKAGAAEGSVIVMNPNSGQVLAMANYPTYNPAEYAKQKDAAVFSNATTMLPFEPGSIVKTFSMATGIDKGVVTPQSTYSNTDCTEVGDRKICNALRGLGGTTSMQSAFNNSLNVGMITIARRLGDGSTITPGARQTLYEYYHDKFGFGEATGIELAEALGLLYAPNRPGAEVNYANITFGQGMNATMVQAASAFCSVVNGGQYFRPTVVAGTVDVNGGLKPTAASLLRRTISEQSSATMRGMLSTARAVLNQRMPDKDKPGYDVGGKTGTSETLINGSYTMDETVATYIGYGGANRPEYVIMVRVAAPGKRKNLQGNIHAAPIFTDISNWMIDYMKLAPKG; encoded by the coding sequence ATGAAACGTCACTTAACGCAATCTCGAACCGGCGTACTCGCTATCATTCTGTTGGGGATGATGGCGATTTTTGTGATGCGGCTGTTTTATCTACAGATCATTAAACACAGCGAATACGTGTCGCTGGCTCAGGCCAGTCAGCAGCGTCATTTTGTCATTCCGGCCGAGCGGGGCAAGCTATATATGATGGATGGCGGCGCGCCCGTTCCCGTGGTGCTCAACCAAACAGTTTATACGGTTATCGCTGATCCCCAGACGGTCAAGCAGGAGCAGCGCCAGCAGATTATCGCGGCGCTACAGGAAATTGCCGGTGGCGAGGTAGTGAGTGACGCGGCCAAGCGGCTGGAGCGCACCACCTCTCGCTACGAAGTGCTGGCGCGCAACATCACACGCACCCAGGCCGAGAAGTTAAAGGCCAAGGATTTTGTCGGTATCTTGTATCAAAAGGGGTCGATTCGCAACTATCCGGAGGGGCAGCTGGCGGCGCAGGTGCTAGGCTTCGTGAATGCTGAGGGCAAGGGTCAGTACGGGGTTGAAGGGGCGCTAAACGATAGGCTGAAGGGCCGTGATGGCCTACTCAAAACGGTGGCGGACGTGCGTAATGTACCGCTGACGCTGAGTAAGGATAACGTGCGTGTCGAGGCGAAGTCGGGCGAGAATGTGGCGCTGTCGATTGATCGCAATGTGCAGAGTCACGCCGAAGAAGCGCTCAAACGAGGTATCGACAAGGCTGGCGCGGCCGAGGGTAGCGTGATAGTGATGAATCCGAATAGTGGGCAGGTGCTAGCGATGGCAAATTATCCGACGTATAATCCAGCCGAGTACGCCAAGCAAAAAGATGCAGCAGTGTTTAGTAACGCGACGACGATGCTGCCGTTTGAGCCGGGTTCCATTGTCAAGACGTTCAGTATGGCGACGGGGATTGATAAGGGTGTGGTGACGCCGCAGTCAACGTACTCGAACACTGATTGTACTGAGGTGGGGGATCGGAAAATTTGTAATGCCCTAAGGGGCCTCGGCGGCACGACGAGTATGCAGAGTGCGTTTAACAATTCGCTCAACGTCGGCATGATCACGATTGCGCGGCGGCTGGGCGATGGATCGACGATCACCCCAGGTGCGCGGCAGACGCTGTATGAGTATTATCACGACAAATTTGGGTTCGGTGAGGCGACGGGGATTGAGCTAGCGGAGGCGCTGGGGCTGCTCTACGCGCCGAATCGGCCGGGGGCGGAGGTGAATTACGCTAACATTACGTTCGGGCAGGGTATGAATGCGACGATGGTGCAGGCAGCCAGTGCGTTTTGTTCGGTGGTGAATGGCGGGCAGTATTTTCGACCGACGGTGGTAGCTGGAACGGTGGACGTAAATGGCGGCCTGAAGCCAACAGCTGCTTCGCTACTACGAAGGACGATTTCTGAGCAGTCATCAGCCACGATGCGTGGTATGCTGTCAACGGCGCGGGCGGTTCTCAATCAGCGTATGCCCGATAAAGATAAGCCGGGCTATGATGTCGGCGGCAAGACTGGTACCTCAGAGACACTGATCAATGGTAGCTATACTATGGACGAAACAGTAGCGACGTATATCGGCTATGGTGGCGCAAATCGCCCCGAGTATGTCATAATGGTACGTGTCGCGGCGCCTGGCAAGCGCAAGAACTTACAGGGTAACATTCACGCTGCACCAATTTTTACTGATATCTCCAACTGGATGATTGATTATATGAAATTAGCACCGAAGGGATAG
- the mraY gene encoding phospho-N-acetylmuramoyl-pentapeptide-transferase has product MATALQTMTNELTHVFLLSVGAFLLAMFLTPIYTFFAYRYRFWKRQRSESTDGKELKVFAKFQAAKLRRNIPTMAGVIGVISIFVVTFSCNLDRAQTWLPLAALIGGAAVGLIDDVINLRGLGGGAAGLRSPVKFALIMLIGIVLGWFFYTKLGVASFHVPFMGDVAIGWLIIPLFAFAVVATGNAVNISDGMDGLAGGLLGISFGAFGVIALLQQQVLLAGFCFTVVGVLLSYLWFNIYPARFFMGDVGSFAYGVSLGVVAMLTNSLLLLPVIGLLFVVEAGSSLIQIVSKKLFKRKIFLSAPIHHHLEASGWPETKVTMRFWVIGCVMAFIGVMLALAGGHIA; this is encoded by the coding sequence ATGGCAACTGCTTTACAAACAATGACCAACGAATTGACACACGTATTTTTGCTCAGTGTCGGGGCGTTCTTACTAGCGATGTTTCTGACGCCAATTTATACGTTTTTTGCCTATCGATATCGATTCTGGAAGCGGCAGCGCTCAGAGAGTACCGACGGCAAAGAGTTGAAGGTTTTTGCTAAATTCCAAGCGGCAAAATTGCGGCGAAATATTCCAACAATGGCCGGAGTTATCGGTGTTATTTCGATTTTTGTGGTGACGTTCTCTTGTAATTTAGATCGAGCGCAGACATGGCTGCCACTAGCGGCGTTGATCGGCGGTGCCGCGGTTGGGCTTATTGATGATGTTATTAATCTACGCGGGCTGGGCGGTGGTGCAGCCGGCTTACGTAGTCCGGTGAAATTTGCGCTGATTATGCTTATCGGTATCGTCCTTGGCTGGTTTTTCTATACTAAGCTCGGTGTGGCAAGTTTTCACGTGCCGTTCATGGGCGACGTGGCGATTGGATGGCTGATCATCCCGCTGTTTGCCTTTGCGGTGGTGGCGACTGGCAATGCGGTTAATATTTCTGATGGCATGGATGGTTTGGCCGGTGGGCTGTTGGGGATTAGCTTTGGGGCCTTCGGGGTGATTGCCTTGCTGCAGCAACAGGTACTGCTAGCGGGATTTTGCTTCACGGTAGTTGGTGTGCTGCTGAGTTATCTCTGGTTTAATATCTATCCAGCGCGGTTTTTCATGGGCGATGTTGGTAGCTTTGCCTATGGGGTCAGCTTGGGGGTGGTGGCGATGCTGACCAACTCATTGCTGTTGCTGCCGGTGATTGGGCTGTTGTTTGTGGTTGAGGCAGGCTCGAGCTTGATCCAGATTGTGAGCAAAAAGCTCTTTAAGCGTAAAATTTTCTTGTCAGCGCCAATCCATCATCACCTAGAGGCCAGCGGCTGGCCGGAAACTAAAGTGACGATGCGGTTCTGGGTGATTGGCTGTGTGATGGCGTTTATCGGCGTGATGCTGGCTCTGGCGGGGGGTCATATTGCATAA
- the topA gene encoding type I DNA topoisomerase, translating into MKNLVIVESPAKAKTIEKYLGKDFHVLSSVGHIRSIVKKTKDGTPPIDVANDFFAIYEVDPEKKKVITELKKNVKAVGKDNVWLATDEDREGEAIAWHLCKVLDLPIETTKRIVFHEITKDAITNAIKNPRTVDMNLVQAQQARQILDRLVGFELSPVVWQKVPGGKSAGRVQSPAVRLLVEREREIMKFEGSSQFKVTAIFIHDNQESKAELNQKFDSEAAAHEFLTGLKPATFTVSDISKTPGTRNPAAPFTTSTLQQEANAKLGFSSKATMASAQRLYQDGKITYMRTDSVNLSGQAIASATDFIKRLYGPDYSTVRKFKTKSASAQEAHEAIRPTDITRETVTSNEYDQKLYDLIRRRTLASQMSAAKLEKTTVVISIEKALVSPSSSRVHSSLASPPEMARERSAETSAPRERFTASVGGDETSSTDSTDQLKPRATSQKKSGLALAGPGLFYDDVREATVTDLYFEAKGEVITFDGFLRVYGGGKDELLPKLHTGDTLETHDITARQTFARPPARYTEGSLVKKLEDLGIGRPSTYATIIDTVQTRGYVEKGDSEGQPRDVIVLNYNGEEVSRDIVQEKTGSTRGKLIPTPSGELIANFLTDHFTQIVDYDFTANVETEFDKIAAADLAKSAMLHGFYTPFHKLIEQSGGIDRSKVGANREVGIDPKSGKPILARFGRFGPMLQLGATDDEDKPRFAPLPKGAKIETVTLEQALEMFKLPRVVGQTEDGQDIKANIGRFGPYIQVGKLFVSIKPENPHHITLEKARELYAAKLQAEAEKHIAEFSDGVKILNGRFGPYITDGTKNAKIPKDTDPKTITHEQALELLKAAPAKPARRGRASAKSSKSPRKSRRSKK; encoded by the coding sequence ATGAAAAATCTCGTCATCGTCGAGTCGCCAGCCAAAGCTAAGACCATTGAGAAATACTTGGGCAAGGATTTTCATGTCTTATCAAGCGTGGGACACATCCGCTCAATCGTCAAAAAAACCAAGGACGGCACGCCGCCAATTGATGTGGCGAATGATTTCTTCGCTATCTACGAAGTCGATCCCGAGAAAAAGAAAGTTATCACCGAGCTAAAGAAAAACGTCAAGGCCGTCGGCAAAGACAACGTCTGGCTGGCCACCGATGAAGACCGCGAAGGGGAGGCTATCGCCTGGCACCTCTGTAAAGTGTTGGATTTACCGATTGAGACAACCAAGCGCATCGTCTTTCACGAGATCACCAAAGATGCCATCACCAATGCTATCAAGAACCCGCGCACTGTCGACATGAACCTAGTGCAGGCGCAGCAAGCCCGGCAAATCCTCGACCGGCTGGTTGGTTTTGAACTCAGCCCGGTAGTCTGGCAAAAAGTACCGGGCGGCAAGTCAGCCGGTCGCGTCCAGAGCCCGGCAGTGCGGCTGCTGGTCGAACGCGAACGAGAAATTATGAAGTTCGAGGGCAGTTCACAGTTCAAGGTGACCGCCATATTTATCCACGACAATCAAGAATCCAAAGCCGAACTCAACCAAAAATTTGATTCCGAAGCAGCCGCCCATGAATTCCTAACTGGCCTCAAGCCAGCCACATTCACCGTCAGCGACATCTCCAAGACGCCCGGCACTCGCAACCCAGCCGCGCCGTTCACGACCTCGACTCTGCAGCAGGAGGCCAACGCCAAGCTTGGCTTCAGCTCCAAAGCCACCATGGCCTCGGCCCAGCGGCTCTACCAAGACGGTAAAATCACCTATATGCGTACTGACTCGGTCAATCTGAGCGGGCAGGCCATCGCCAGTGCGACTGATTTCATCAAGCGGTTGTACGGCCCGGATTATTCGACTGTGCGCAAATTCAAAACCAAATCCGCCTCAGCCCAAGAAGCCCACGAAGCCATCCGCCCGACCGACATCACCCGCGAAACCGTCACCTCCAACGAGTATGACCAAAAACTCTACGACCTCATCCGCCGCCGCACCCTAGCATCGCAAATGTCGGCAGCAAAATTAGAGAAGACCACGGTGGTAATTTCTATCGAGAAAGCGCTCGTTTCACCATCCTCCTCCAGAGTACACTCTTCACTCGCATCTCCACCGGAGATGGCTCGTGAGCGTTCGGCTGAAACGTCCGCTCCTCGCGAACGTTTCACAGCCTCTGTCGGAGGAGATGAAACGAGCAGCACCGACTCGACCGATCAGCTGAAGCCTCGAGCGACATCTCAGAAAAAATCTGGGCTGGCTTTAGCGGGTCCCGGATTATTTTATGACGATGTCCGAGAGGCAACCGTGACAGATCTTTACTTTGAAGCCAAAGGCGAAGTCATCACCTTCGACGGCTTCCTGCGCGTCTACGGCGGCGGCAAAGACGAACTCTTACCAAAACTCCACACCGGCGACACGCTTGAAACGCACGACATCACCGCCCGCCAAACCTTCGCCCGGCCACCGGCCCGTTACACCGAAGGTTCACTCGTCAAGAAGCTTGAAGACCTCGGCATCGGCCGGCCAAGCACCTACGCCACCATCATCGACACCGTGCAAACCCGCGGCTACGTCGAAAAAGGTGACAGCGAAGGCCAGCCGCGCGACGTCATCGTCCTCAATTACAACGGCGAAGAAGTCAGTCGCGACATCGTTCAGGAAAAAACCGGTTCCACTCGCGGCAAGCTCATCCCAACACCAAGCGGGGAACTAATCGCCAACTTTTTGACCGACCATTTCACACAAATCGTTGACTATGATTTCACCGCCAATGTCGAAACTGAATTTGATAAAATCGCCGCCGCTGACCTAGCGAAAAGCGCCATGCTGCACGGATTTTACACGCCGTTTCACAAATTAATCGAACAGTCAGGCGGTATCGACCGCAGTAAAGTCGGCGCTAACCGTGAAGTCGGCATCGATCCAAAGTCCGGCAAACCAATCCTGGCGCGCTTTGGCCGCTTTGGCCCAATGTTGCAGCTGGGCGCCACTGACGACGAAGACAAGCCGCGCTTTGCACCACTACCGAAGGGTGCGAAAATCGAGACCGTCACCTTAGAACAAGCACTAGAAATGTTCAAATTGCCGCGCGTCGTCGGTCAAACCGAAGACGGGCAAGACATCAAGGCCAACATCGGTCGCTTTGGCCCGTACATCCAAGTCGGCAAGCTCTTCGTATCCATCAAACCCGAGAATCCGCACCACATCACCCTAGAAAAAGCCCGCGAACTCTACGCCGCCAAGCTCCAGGCCGAAGCCGAGAAGCACATCGCTGAATTCTCAGATGGCGTTAAAATCCTCAACGGTCGCTTTGGCCCGTACATCACCGACGGCACGAAAAACGCCAAAATCCCCAAAGACACCGACCCAAAAACCATCACTCACGAGCAGGCCTTGGAACTCCTAAAAGCCGCACCCGCGAAACCAGCTCGCCGCGGCCGCGCCTCGGCCAAATCATCCAAATCCCCGAGAAAAAGCAGGCGCTCAAAGAAGTAA
- a CDS encoding CDP-alcohol phosphatidyltransferase family protein yields the protein MLVPMRRELSRPNTTIETCHNPDTPIDPEVSDDILTLPNIVTTVGGLCSIYGIRNADTIKGIAALIIGELSDKADGTLARRLHQQSKLGIKLDPIRDKVVAATALLKIVEDGLASKTVVASMTSLEATKAIATLIAEQKHRQLPSQAEPLRPTQVGRISGALVSTATLLYILSGSVESFGHEKTAKVLRSLGDGVSKIYLPVAGLAAAQYMIRAAKLSKQVKEEIRQQQ from the coding sequence ATGCTAGTCCCAATGAGGAGAGAATTATCAAGGCCCAATACAACCATTGAAACGTGCCATAATCCAGACACCCCTATCGACCCAGAGGTATCAGACGACATACTCACGCTACCCAATATCGTTACTACAGTAGGTGGACTATGCAGCATATACGGCATCCGAAACGCTGACACTATTAAGGGTATCGCCGCCTTGATTATTGGCGAACTGTCGGACAAGGCTGATGGAACACTAGCGAGACGCCTCCATCAGCAATCAAAACTCGGTATCAAGCTTGACCCCATCAGAGATAAAGTGGTCGCCGCCACTGCACTCCTAAAGATAGTAGAAGATGGTCTCGCCTCAAAGACTGTCGTTGCATCTATGACCAGCCTCGAGGCGACCAAAGCAATAGCCACGCTCATAGCGGAACAAAAGCACCGCCAACTCCCCAGCCAGGCCGAACCGCTCCGACCAACACAGGTTGGCCGCATCAGTGGCGCCCTCGTGTCGACCGCGACATTATTATACATACTCAGCGGCTCGGTAGAGTCATTTGGCCACGAGAAAACAGCAAAGGTACTCCGTAGCCTCGGTGACGGAGTATCTAAAATATACTTACCAGTTGCCGGCCTAGCAGCTGCTCAATATATGATACGTGCCGCCAAACTCAGTAAGCAAGTCAAGGAAGAAATACGCCAACAGCAATAA
- the dprA gene encoding DNA-protecting protein DprA, producing MSILFITKVMEINRIRPDEHIFTQRLASIANPPKSLCFMGKLPTSGAPVVAIVGSRKPSAYGREVTEQLASDLAKAGCIIVSGLALGIDSIAQKAALEAGGTVIGVIPNELPDISPQTNYKLAMNIIKNGGAILSEWKKGDGKVVNRWSFLERNRLVSGLADAVIITEAAERSGTLNTAAHALSQGRDVFAVPGNITSPLSAGCNALLKQGALVATTATDILNVIAPSNAQSATDQAVIPLGETPAENTIIDLLRTGLRDGDQLQQQSGLNPADFATALTMLEINGVIKPLGANNWTLN from the coding sequence ATGTCAATACTTTTTATCACAAAAGTCATGGAAATCAATAGAATCCGTCCAGATGAGCATATTTTTACCCAGAGGTTGGCAAGTATTGCTAATCCGCCGAAAAGCTTGTGTTTTATGGGAAAATTACCAACGAGTGGCGCACCGGTAGTAGCGATTGTTGGTTCGCGCAAACCCTCGGCGTACGGCCGGGAGGTGACCGAGCAGCTGGCAAGCGACCTAGCAAAAGCCGGCTGTATCATCGTCAGCGGCCTGGCGCTCGGCATCGACAGCATCGCCCAGAAAGCCGCCCTGGAGGCTGGCGGCACAGTCATCGGCGTCATTCCCAATGAACTGCCCGACATCTCACCGCAAACCAATTACAAACTAGCCATGAATATCATAAAAAACGGCGGTGCTATTCTATCCGAATGGAAAAAAGGCGACGGTAAAGTTGTCAATCGCTGGAGCTTTTTAGAGCGCAACCGCTTGGTCTCCGGCTTGGCTGACGCCGTCATTATCACCGAGGCAGCCGAGCGCAGCGGCACACTCAATACCGCCGCCCACGCCTTATCTCAAGGCCGCGACGTCTTTGCCGTGCCAGGCAACATCACCAGCCCGCTGTCTGCCGGCTGCAACGCGCTGCTCAAACAAGGCGCCCTCGTCGCCACCACTGCCACGGACATTCTCAACGTCATCGCCCCATCAAACGCTCAATCGGCTACCGACCAAGCCGTCATCCCCCTCGGTGAAACCCCGGCCGAAAACACTATCATCGACTTACTCCGGACCGGCCTCAGAGACGGCGACCAACTACAGCAACAATCCGGTCTCAACCCAGCCGACTTCGCCACGGCACTAACCATGCTAGAGATCAACGGCGTGATCAAGCCGCTCGGGGCGAATAATTGGACTCTTAACTAG
- a CDS encoding transcriptional repressor produces MDTLRDIFRQADLRLTKSRCEVFTALESIDVPLTIAEIAKRCPSTNRTSIYRILETFHELHIINTIHIGWKVRYELAEPFIKHHHHLYCTRCHNAEPLETPELERLIALIGQRHHFRVERHHFELEGVCQACMAAGDTQPGSTKTTSQA; encoded by the coding sequence ATGGATACCTTACGCGACATCTTTCGCCAAGCCGACCTTCGCCTGACCAAATCACGCTGCGAAGTCTTTACAGCACTCGAATCCATCGACGTGCCACTGACCATCGCCGAAATTGCCAAGCGCTGCCCGAGCACTAACCGCACCAGCATCTATCGCATCCTCGAAACCTTTCACGAGCTCCACATCATTAACACCATCCACATCGGCTGGAAAGTCCGTTATGAGCTCGCCGAGCCATTTATCAAGCATCATCACCACCTCTACTGCACACGCTGTCATAACGCCGAACCGCTAGAGACACCAGAGCTAGAGCGACTCATTGCCTTGATCGGTCAGCGCCATCACTTCCGTGTCGAGCGCCACCACTTTGAACTCGAAGGAGTATGCCAGGCCTGCATGGCAGCTGGTGATACGCAGCCTGGCTCAACCAAGACGACTAGCCAAGCCTAA
- a CDS encoding methyltransferase domain-containing protein, with protein MKECIERVLSLPQLTPSEEVNAAFTELVKTVVAHGEDPLLCDENRRHQVQQRCAVAEGELERHWSRRITKADNPWAKLEEFPYHENYKELTRREIGLLGRAGLWLCDSSEVAMIGSGPLPLTGWWLHQLTGARITHIDASDEAIELSRGLATALDWPGEFVTGLGQSVALDEGRYDAIYVAGLAGETLAEKQAIVDHVRPALKPDGRLIARGAYGARTLLYPGFDADALENVQLMGEYHPTDEVINSVFVYK; from the coding sequence ATGAAAGAATGTATTGAACGAGTGCTGAGCTTGCCGCAGCTCACACCTTCTGAGGAAGTGAATGCGGCGTTTACTGAATTAGTTAAGACGGTGGTGGCGCACGGTGAAGATCCACTGCTGTGTGATGAGAATAGGCGCCATCAGGTGCAGCAGCGCTGCGCGGTAGCCGAGGGAGAGCTGGAACGACACTGGTCGAGGCGTATCACGAAGGCGGATAACCCGTGGGCAAAGCTGGAAGAGTTTCCGTATCATGAGAATTATAAAGAGTTGACGCGGCGTGAGATTGGACTACTGGGGCGAGCTGGGCTGTGGCTGTGTGACTCCTCGGAGGTTGCGATGATCGGTAGCGGGCCGTTGCCGCTGACGGGATGGTGGCTACATCAGCTAACGGGAGCGCGGATTACGCATATTGATGCGTCGGACGAGGCAATTGAGTTATCGCGCGGCCTTGCGACAGCGCTTGATTGGCCGGGTGAATTTGTGACCGGTCTGGGTCAGTCGGTGGCGCTGGATGAGGGGCGATATGATGCGATATATGTGGCGGGGCTGGCTGGCGAGACGCTGGCGGAAAAGCAAGCAATTGTTGATCATGTACGACCAGCGCTTAAACCAGACGGGCGACTAATCGCGCGCGGGGCGTATGGGGCGCGTACCCTGCTCTACCCAGGGTTTGACGCTGATGCCCTTGAGAATGTGCAGCTGATGGGGGAATACCATCCGACAGATGAGGTAATTAATTCAGTCTTTGTGTACAAGTAG
- a CDS encoding TIGR03943 family protein, which yields MRAKFTPLLRAGGGLLACGYIILIAVRGQLGFYIHPRYHLLAVVAAMTGSMLLILDIILQLRHNPAGKRRASARPAPTKHPEKPRRKISLLSIITAGILALAIILPPRPLSSSSAANRATSGPTSTTGRCDKPEPLDGKPVSMNRWRSAFDDCPNDSFFDGVTIDVTGFVARDPGGFYDNRYFELSRFVISCCAVDSTPISILVKTPDAERYRNNQWLRLSGQIKRELSGGKAVYVLTNPTITPTTEPANPYEFLGV from the coding sequence ATGCGCGCTAAGTTCACCCCGTTGTTACGCGCTGGCGGCGGGCTACTCGCCTGTGGCTACATCATTCTCATCGCCGTCCGCGGCCAGCTCGGCTTTTACATTCATCCGCGCTACCATCTGCTCGCCGTCGTGGCGGCCATGACTGGCAGCATGTTACTAATCCTCGATATCATCTTGCAGCTACGCCATAACCCAGCAGGGAAGCGACGAGCCTCCGCCCGCCCGGCACCCACCAAGCATCCAGAAAAGCCGCGGCGTAAAATCTCTCTACTTTCAATCATCACCGCCGGCATCCTCGCCCTGGCCATCATCCTGCCGCCGCGCCCACTGTCCTCGTCCAGCGCTGCCAATCGCGCCACGTCCGGGCCGACCAGCACAACTGGCCGCTGCGACAAACCGGAGCCGCTTGATGGCAAGCCCGTTTCCATGAACCGCTGGCGTAGCGCATTTGATGACTGTCCGAATGACAGCTTTTTTGACGGTGTAACCATTGACGTCACTGGCTTCGTGGCGCGCGACCCAGGCGGCTTTTACGACAACCGCTACTTCGAACTCTCTCGCTTCGTTATCAGTTGCTGCGCCGTTGACAGCACCCCGATCAGCATTCTCGTCAAGACCCCAGACGCCGAGCGTTACCGCAACAACCAATGGCTACGCCTAAGCGGACAGATCAAGCGTGAGCTATCCGGCGGCAAAGCCGTTTACGTCCTCACCAACCCCACCATCACCCCAACCACCGAGCCAGCCAATCCATACGAATTCCTCGGCGTGTAG